Proteins encoded in a region of the Babesia bovis T2Bo chromosome 4 map unlocalized Chr4_2, whole genome shotgun sequence genome:
- a CDS encoding DEAD/DEAH box helicase family protein has protein sequence MAAVEDRPADDHSEAVGPAVASASIIEFGRSNLHPTLLESLSQRYTTFTDIQRKAIPLILSGKDVLIKAQTGSGKTLAALVPVANYLYESMRNIGETPCLLFYHF, from the coding sequence GAAGACAGGCCAGCTGATGATCACAGCGAAGCGGTTGGACCGGCTGTCGCCAGCGCGTCAATCATTGAATTCGGCCGTAGCAATTTACACCCTACTCTCCTGGAATCTCTGTCTCAAAGATACACTACTTTCACAGATATACAACGGAAGGCAATACCACTTATACTTTCGGGAAAGGATGTTCTTATTAAAGCTCAAACTGGTTCTGGCAAAACTCTAGCTGCACTTGTACCTGTTGCAAACTATCTATACGAATCAATGCGAAACATAGGGGAGACACCATGTTTAttattttatcatttttag